One window of Rhizobium leguminosarum genomic DNA carries:
- a CDS encoding glutathione S-transferase family protein — protein MSKLTLISHHLCPYVQRAAIVLLEKGVPFERINIDLTNKPDWFLKISPLGKVPLLRIEEEDGSEAVLFESSVICEYLEETQAGTALHPKDALTRARHRGWMEFGSSVLSDLWGYETAQDELQLDAKRKALIVKFATLEGALGDGSYFSGGSFSLVDAVFAPVFRYFDLFDTLGDSGIFSRLERVKRWRRTLSERTSVRAAVGADYPQRLTEFLKKHSSILLRQPAAA, from the coding sequence ATGAGCAAGCTTACATTGATCAGCCACCATCTCTGCCCTTATGTGCAGCGCGCCGCGATCGTGCTCCTCGAAAAGGGCGTGCCGTTCGAGCGCATCAACATCGATCTTACCAACAAGCCGGACTGGTTCCTGAAAATCTCGCCGCTCGGCAAGGTGCCGCTGCTGCGGATCGAGGAGGAGGATGGCAGCGAGGCGGTGCTGTTCGAAAGCAGCGTCATCTGCGAATATCTGGAGGAAACGCAAGCGGGGACTGCCCTGCACCCCAAGGATGCGCTGACCCGCGCCCGTCATCGCGGCTGGATGGAATTCGGCTCGTCCGTGCTGTCCGATCTCTGGGGTTATGAAACGGCGCAGGATGAGCTGCAGCTGGATGCCAAGCGCAAAGCGCTCATCGTAAAATTCGCGACGCTCGAAGGGGCGCTGGGCGACGGGTCCTATTTTTCCGGCGGCAGCTTCAGCCTCGTCGACGCCGTCTTCGCGCCGGTCTTTCGGTATTTCGATCTCTTCGACACGCTCGGCGACAGCGGCATCTTCTCAAGGCTCGAGCGGGTAAAGCGCTGGCGCCGGACGCTGTCAGAGCGCACGAGCGTCCGGGCCGCCGTTGGCGCAGATTACCCGCAGCGGCTGACGGAATTCCTCAAGAAACACAGCTCGATCCTGCTCAGGCAGCCTGCCGCCGCGTGA